A region of the Corynebacterium falsenii genome:
GGCCTGGTCGTGAGTGGTCTCATTGCCTTTGTCGCGTGCCATGGAGGTCCCTTCGTTGTGGTGCGCCCCGTGCTCGTTGTTACCGGTTCCTGGAGGGGGTGTGGCCGGGGTTTATGCTTTAGCTCAAAGTGTAACAATCTGCGCCCGATCGGATTACTTCATGAGCACTAATAATTTCTTCCGGGTGGTGTGGCACCGCCTCACCAACCCGCACCCCGACCTGCCCGGCCTGCCCGAACCAGACGAGGTCAACACCGTCACCGCCGGTGACGGCGGCGAACTTTTCGTTCGCTCCTTTTACTCCGACGCCACACCGCACACACAACATCAGCCCGCGAAGGTGCGTGCCACGGTGGTGTTCGCTCACGGTTTCAACCTGTCGGGCGAATCGTGGTTTTCCAGGTGGAGAGGCTGAAGAAGGAACCGGGGCTGCGGATGATCGTGCCGGATATGCGCGGGCACGGGCGCAGCGTGGAGCAGCCCGGCGACCGGGAGATCGAGGACCTTACGATTCCCGCGACGAGCAGGGACATCATCACGATCATTGAGCAGCTGGCGCCCGAGGGGCCGCTGATTCTCGTGGGCCATTCCATGGGTGTGATGACGATGCTCGGGGCGGTGCGCATGATGCCGGAGGAGATGCGCGAGCGGGTCAAGGGCATGATGCTGCTCAACGGGGCGATTTCCACGTTCGCGTCGGCGGGGCTGACGACAATGCTGAACTCCCTGCCGGTGCGGTCGCTGCGCTATGCGTGGAAGGCGACGCCGAAGGGGATGGATAAGCTGAAGGACTCGTTCGAGTGGCTATTGAAGCCTGTGCTGGCCTCCGGGGTGTACCACGGCAAGTTGGAGGAGGGGGCCTCTGCGCAGTTCGATGTGGTGGACTTCCACGCCGCTGAGATTGGGCGCACGCCGATGTCCACGATCCTCGGCTTCGCCGACGATCTCGCCGAGCATGACGAGACGGATGCTGCGGACTACCTGGGCTCCATCCGTGGCGTGCTGATGGCGGGGGAGAAGGACGACGTGACGCCGGTGGAACAGACGCGCACGATCGCGAAGATGTGGCCGGGCAGTAGCTCGGAAACGATTCGCGAGGCTGGCCACATGCTGCCCGTAGAGTGCCCAGAGGCGGTGAACACGCAGCTCATCCGCCTCATTGATGAGTCCTGCCCGGGCTAGCGTCGGTGGATCGCTAGGGCCTGACCCCGCAGCAGCGAGGTCAGGGAAGCCTAGTGCTCAGACTCCCTAGACGGTCGCGGTCGGATCGTCGATTTCGAACTTCTCCGCAGCTTCCGCCGCCACAGACCGGTCGATCTTGCCTTCGCGGGCCAACCCCAGCAGAACGGCGACAACCACCGATTCGGCGTCGATATTGAAGTACCGCCGAGCGGCTTCACGAGTGTCAGAGAAGCCGAAGCCGTCCGCGCCGAGGACCACGTACTCGCCCGGTACCCAGCGGCGAATCTGCTCGGGCAGGGTCGTGGCGAAATCGGAGACGGCCACGAAGGGGCCATCCACGCCGTCGAGCACCTGCTGGATGTACGGCGTGCGCACGTCGGCGCTGGGATTGCGGAGCTGCTCGAGCTCGGCGGCCTGGCCGTCACGGGCAAGCTCGTTCCAGCTGGTCACGGAGTAAATGTTGGCGTTGACTCCATAATCGGCGAGCATGGTCTTCGCCTTGATGGCGGCCTCCATGCCCACGCCGGAGGCCAGGATGCTGGCGGTGTGCTCGGCCTCGTCCGCGGGGCCGACATCGCCAGCACTGTCCACACCGGTGCCGACCTGACGGCTGGCCGGGGAGTACAGGTAGATGCCCTTGAGCAGGCCCTCCACATCCAGATCCTCCGGAGCCGGCGGCTGGTGAATCGGCTGGTTGTAGACGGTGAGGTAGTAGATCACGTTCTCGCCGCGACCCTCGCCGTACATCCGGTCGATGCCCTCGCGCACGATGTAGGCAATCTCGTAGGCAAACGCCGGGTCGTAGGCCACGACCGCCGGGTTCGTCGACGCCAAAACGGGGGAGTGGCCATCCATGTGCTGCAGGCCCTCGCCGGTCAGCGTGGTCCGGCCCGCAGTGGCTCCGATGAGGAAACCGCGTGTCATCTGATCACCTGCGGCCCAGATGGAATCGCCCACGCGCTGGAAACCGAACATGGAGTAGAAGATGTACAGCGGGATCATCACTTCGCCGTGGGTGGCGTAGCTCGTGCCTGCGGCGATGAACGACGCCATGGAACCAGCCTCGGAAATGCCCTCGTGGAGGATGTGGCCGTCCGTGGACTCCCGGTAGGAGAGCATGAGGTCGTGATCCACCGGCACGTAGTTCTGGCCGTGCGGGTTGTAGATCTTCAAGGTGGGGAACCACGAGTCCATGCCGAAGGTGCGGGCCTCGTCCGGGATGATCGGTACGAGGCGCTTCTTGATCTCGTCGTCGCGCATGAGGTCCTTGAAGATGCGCACCAGGGCCATCGTAGTGGCCACTTCCTGCTTGCCGGAGCCCTTGAGGGCGAGGCGCAGTACATCCATGTCCGGGGTCTTCAGCGGCGTGTACTTCTCGCGACGCTCGGGCAGGAAGCCGCCGAGTTCCTTGCGGCGGTTGACCATGTACTCGATCTCCGGCGAATCGGCACCGGGGTTGTAGTACGGCGGCAGGTAGGGGTCCTTCTCCAGATCCTCGTCGGAGATCGGGATGCCCTGCTTGTCGCGGAAGAGCTTGAGATCCTCGAGCGTGAGCTTCTTCATCTGGTGGGTCGCGTTGCGACCCTCGAAGTTATGGCCCAGGCCGTAGCCCTTAATGGTGTGGGCCAGGATGACGGTCGGCTGATCGGTTGTCTCCAGGGCGCGCTTGTAGGCGGCGTAGATCTTGCGGTAGTCGTGACCACCGCGGCGCAGGTGCCAGATCTCTTCATCCGTCATGTCTTCCACGAGCTTGGCGGTGCGCGGGTCCTTGTTGAAGAAGTACTCGCGCACGTAGGCGCCGTCGTTGGCCTTGAAGGTTTGGAAGTCGCCGTCCGGGGTGGTGTTCATGACCTGCACGAGGGCGCCCTCGGTGTCCTTTTCGAGGAGCTTGTCCCACTCGCGACCCCACACGACCTTGATGACGTTCCAGCCGGCGCCGCGGAAGAAGGACTCCAGCTCCTGGATGATCTTCGTGTTGCCGCGCACGGGGCCATCGAGGCGCTGCAGGTTGCAGTTGATGACGAACG
Encoded here:
- the aceE gene encoding pyruvate dehydrogenase (acetyl-transferring), homodimeric type encodes the protein MADDSRNPSDSNFALIRDGVASYLKDSNPEETQEWMESLDALLEAAGPDRGRYLMLRLLERATAKRVPLPPLLSTDYVNTIPTTQEPEFPGDEEIEKRYRRWIRWNAAIMVHRAQRPGIGVGGHISTYASAAPLYEVGLNHFFRGKDHPGGGDQIFFQGHASPGMYARAFLEGRLSEDDLDAFRQEASKPEHGLPSYPHPHGMKDFWEFPTVSMGLGPMDAIYQARFNRYLHDRGIKDTSDQHVWAFLGDGEMDEPESRGLIQMAALNNLDNLTFVINCNLQRLDGPVRGNTKIIQELESFFRGAGWNVIKVVWGREWDKLLEKDTEGALVQVMNTTPDGDFQTFKANDGAYVREYFFNKDPRTAKLVEDMTDEEIWHLRRGGHDYRKIYAAYKRALETTDQPTVILAHTIKGYGLGHNFEGRNATHQMKKLTLEDLKLFRDKQGIPISDEDLEKDPYLPPYYNPGADSPEIEYMVNRRKELGGFLPERREKYTPLKTPDMDVLRLALKGSGKQEVATTMALVRIFKDLMRDDEIKKRLVPIIPDEARTFGMDSWFPTLKIYNPHGQNYVPVDHDLMLSYRESTDGHILHEGISEAGSMASFIAAGTSYATHGEVMIPLYIFYSMFGFQRVGDSIWAAGDQMTRGFLIGATAGRTTLTGEGLQHMDGHSPVLASTNPAVVAYDPAFAYEIAYIVREGIDRMYGEGRGENVIYYLTVYNQPIHQPPAPEDLDVEGLLKGIYLYSPASRQVGTGVDSAGDVGPADEAEHTASILASGVGMEAAIKAKTMLADYGVNANIYSVTSWNELARDGQAAELEQLRNPSADVRTPYIQQVLDGVDGPFVAVSDFATTLPEQIRRWVPGEYVVLGADGFGFSDTREAARRYFNIDAESVVVAVLLGLAREGKIDRSVAAEAAEKFEIDDPTATV
- a CDS encoding alpha/beta fold hydrolase, which encodes MERLKKEPGLRMIVPDMRGHGRSVEQPGDREIEDLTIPATSRDIITIIEQLAPEGPLILVGHSMGVMTMLGAVRMMPEEMRERVKGMMLLNGAISTFASAGLTTMLNSLPVRSLRYAWKATPKGMDKLKDSFEWLLKPVLASGVYHGKLEEGASAQFDVVDFHAAEIGRTPMSTILGFADDLAEHDETDAADYLGSIRGVLMAGEKDDVTPVEQTRTIAKMWPGSSSETIREAGHMLPVECPEAVNTQLIRLIDESCPG